A window of the Tachysurus fulvidraco isolate hzauxx_2018 chromosome 6, HZAU_PFXX_2.0, whole genome shotgun sequence genome harbors these coding sequences:
- the gpm6bb gene encoding glycoprotein M6Bb isoform X1 has protein sequence MGCVDCCIKCLGGVPYASLLATILCFSGVALFCGCGHVALSGTLTILENNFYRNLSETTMLTDIVYLLQYVIYGIASFFFLYGIILLAEGFYTTNAVKELHGEFKTTICGRCISAMFVFFTYVLGVAWLGVFGFSSIPVFLFYNIWSTCASVASNSSVCVDMRQYGIIPWNADPGVACGPKLLDICNSNEFYLSYHLYIVACAGAGATVIAMIHYLMILSANWAYLKDASQMHSYQDIKIKEEQELQDLQSHSKERLSSYS, from the exons GTTGTGTAGACTgctgtataaagtgtttaggTGGCGTCCCATACGCTTCACTACTGGCCACCATTCTGTGTTTCTCTGGAGTCGCTCTGTTCTGTGGCTGTGGACATGTAGCTCTGAGCGGAACTCTCACCATCCTGGAGAACAACTTCTACAGGAACCTGAGTGAAACCACCATGCTCACCgacat AGTCTATCTTTTACAGTATGTGATTTATGGCATCgcttccttcttcttcctctacgGTATCATCCTTTTGGCTGAGGGTTTTTACACCACCAATGCAGTGAAGGAGCTGCACGGAGAGTTTAAGACCACCATCTGCGGCCGCTGCATCAGTGCCATG tttgtgTTCTTCACGTATGTTCTTGGAGTTGCTTGGCTCGGAGTTTTCGGGTTTTCCTCGATCCCAGTTTTCCTGTTTTACAACATTTGGTCCACTTGTGCGTCTGTGGCCTCCAACTCCTCCGTTTGTGTGGACATGCGGCAGTACG GTATTATTCCATGGAACGCCGATCCAGGCGTCGCTTGTGGTCCGAAGCTTCTCGACATCTGTAACTCTAATGAG ttCTACTTGTCCTATCACCTGTATATAGTGGCTTGTGCCGGAGCCGGAGCCACCGTCATCGCCATG atccaCTACCTTATGATCCTCTCGGCGAATTGGGCCTACCTAAAGGACGCCAGTCAAATGCACTCGTACCAAGACATCAAAATCAAGGAGGAGCAAGAACTGCAGGACCTCCAATCACATTCAAAGGAACGCCTCAGTTCCTACTCGTAA
- the gpm6bb gene encoding glycoprotein M6Bb isoform X2, whose translation MGCVDCCIKCLGGVPYASLLATILCFSGVALFCGCGHVALSGTLTILENNFYRNLSETTMLTDIVYLLQYVIYGIASFFFLYGIILLAEGFYTTNAVKELHGEFKTTICGRCISAMFVFFTYVLGVAWLGVFGFSSIPVFLFYNIWSTCASVASNSSVCVDMRQYGIIPWNADPGVACGPKLLDICNSNEFYLSYHLYIVACAGAGATVIAMFIYMMATTYNFALLKFKSREDCCTKF comes from the exons GTTGTGTAGACTgctgtataaagtgtttaggTGGCGTCCCATACGCTTCACTACTGGCCACCATTCTGTGTTTCTCTGGAGTCGCTCTGTTCTGTGGCTGTGGACATGTAGCTCTGAGCGGAACTCTCACCATCCTGGAGAACAACTTCTACAGGAACCTGAGTGAAACCACCATGCTCACCgacat AGTCTATCTTTTACAGTATGTGATTTATGGCATCgcttccttcttcttcctctacgGTATCATCCTTTTGGCTGAGGGTTTTTACACCACCAATGCAGTGAAGGAGCTGCACGGAGAGTTTAAGACCACCATCTGCGGCCGCTGCATCAGTGCCATG tttgtgTTCTTCACGTATGTTCTTGGAGTTGCTTGGCTCGGAGTTTTCGGGTTTTCCTCGATCCCAGTTTTCCTGTTTTACAACATTTGGTCCACTTGTGCGTCTGTGGCCTCCAACTCCTCCGTTTGTGTGGACATGCGGCAGTACG GTATTATTCCATGGAACGCCGATCCAGGCGTCGCTTGTGGTCCGAAGCTTCTCGACATCTGTAACTCTAATGAG ttCTACTTGTCCTATCACCTGTATATAGTGGCTTGTGCCGGAGCCGGAGCCACCGTCATCGCCATG TTCATCTACATGATGGCTACCACTTATAACTTTGCTCTTCTGAAGTTTAAGAGCAGAGAAGACTGTTGTACTAAGttttaa